The stretch of DNA GATTTTTAGTGAGGTATACAGCAACGTTCACGCTATCACTTTTCCAGTCTCTAAAGAGTATAAAAAGCTTATCGGAAAACCTAAATTTAGTATTATGTTGCTCGGAATAGACAGCATGTCAAAATCTAATATTGAACGTACTATGCCAGAAACATTCAAATTTGCCGAAAAAAATATGGTTAACCTGAAGGGTTATAACAAAATTGGTGACAACACCTTTCCTAACTTGATGGCCATACTCTCTGGATATAGTATGGAACAATTAAAGACTTTTTGCAACCGAACCACAAAATTAAACAACTGCAGGATTATTTGggacaaatttaaaaaatctcaCTACGTGACAGGATATGCAGAGGACGACTGTAATATTAACACATTCCAATATGATCGTCCAGGATTTTCAGAAGAACCCACAGATTATTACTATCGCCCTTATTTTTTAGCAGCAGAAAGTTTGAGTGTTGTAATGAGAAAAAACATGATCTATTGTGCAGGTCCAGAAACTTCTGGAGAAAGAATACTAAATGCAGCTAAGGATTTCGCTATTACATTTAGAGATGTTCCATCTTTTGGACTCTTTTGGAGTAACAGTTACAGCCACGATAATATTAATATGCCACATGTTATGGATGAATCAATGCTAGAATTTTTGTCTAACACTCAATTTCGCGAAGCATTAAATAAtacagtatttatattttttagtgaTCACGGTTTCAGATTTGGTAATATTAGATACACTCATACTGGCTGGCTAGAGGAAAGACTTCCTTTTATATACTTTAAATTTCCAGATCTTTTTAAACGTACATATGCAGAAGAATACAATAATTTCATAATCAACACAAATCGATTAACGTCACCTTACGACATCCACAATACTCTTCAATACATATTGAAGATCAGTAATAATTCGTACATGCCGTCATGGAGTGTGGGATGTCCCAGCTCCCAACATTTGTTTGCTGAAATTCCTGAAAACAGGACCTGTAAAGATGCGGGAATTAGCCTACATTGGTGTACTTGCAAAGGACACACATATATCAAACCAAACCACCCAAAAGTACAGGAAATATCAAGATTTGTTGTAAGCGAAATCAATAGCATTCTACAGAGAATTGATGAGGATTCGTTATGCGAAGCATACACTTTAAATAAAGTAACAACTTCCGGGGtgtctgaaccatatgttaaCGAAGAGCACCAATACGTCCACTTCTTTTTAGTGATGGTGCAAACGAGCCCTAAGGCTAGTTTTGAAGCTACCGTGGAAGCCCCATATGACGAGACAGACAAAAGGTTTAAGATCTTAGGTGATATTAGTCGAATAGACAGTTACGACTCTGTTACAAGATGTATTAGAAATTATGGTCATGTAAAAAAGTATTGTCACTGTAAAGATTACTGAGAAagattttcaaatattatttgtatattaaGATAGCACTAAATAAGATTTAAAATAGTTAAATTATTGTAAATTCCTGTTTGTTACATATTTGTATATCAAAATATATGCACAAaaaatactgtttttaaattaaattgaatttaTTTCTCACCTTAACACGTTTTTATCATCAAGTAACAACCGATTTAagacaatataatatttatacagcaataaataaataaataatcagtAGATTCATTTTTCAGACAGCATTTATAATGAGACGTTTCTCTAACATTGATGCTTATCTTAGTTTCCTTCCTATTACATTGTAAAACTTTTATAACTCTTGTAATGATATACAAAAGAATAACTTATTTCTGATTTTCCCATATTTTCGTTCATCGAACTAGATCATATTATCATAGGGCAATTAATTAGTTCAGCTCTCTTCACATATAATTATATTAGAACCTGAATTCGAATATACAGTGAAAGCCAAATAAAGTTGCGTTCACGTCATCATTGGAAACATTTCCAGCGTTGTCAGATGGTTCATGAAGTatgaaaattaacagaaaagaactgagtaaacaaaaaacgtaaaggtagcaaatttcacactatattaaatggaatttgaaaatgagtgtttttttttcatttgttttttgttaattgcATTCATGAATAGAATAGTAGAAATTACAAAGTAAGGAATTCCACAATAAAAGTGGTAAGGTTATTACTGAGTTaccaaacaataaatataatccaaataaaaccacaagcaataaaataaaatattaaaataaaaaaaacaatatcaaCGAACTAAACATTTTCTGAATCTGATTCCACATTAGTGTCACTCTCTCCACTATTAACATTTATTACTATTGGACTAACTTCTTTGGCGATCAAATGTTCTTTCTCTCtcataccatttaaatatttctctcTCAGTATGATTGATATAGTTTTTCCACATATCAGGAGTAATCATGTAAAGTGCCTCATGCCACATGGTTAGGCAGTTGTTAGCGCTGTTACCATCTCTACCAATGTGcctattgtaataattttttgctatgccccaaattaattcaatagggtTAAAGATACAATGGTAAGGAGGAAGACGTAAAACTTTGTGTCCATACCGTTCTGCCATATCGTTGATTATATACTTGGTTTGtggtttatttctaaaaaaatgtttaaaataaatgacaTTTATATGTAAGACTATATCTGTATATTTACTGAGAAACGATGCGCAATAGTTCTGTTTTGAACATCATATGGGAATAGGGAATGTTTTTTTTATCAACCACTCCTCAATAGCACTTTTTGACCATCCTGTAATTGGAGTTTTATGCAATAACATactgtgataaggtgcattatcaagTACAATTAGAGAAGGATTCTCTAAGTTTTGCAGCAACCATTTCAAGAAATTTGCCTGGTTCATTTCCCCATGATAATCACTAAGTTgagtttttgaacaaaatattgcttcAGCGCGCTCTATAAATCCGGTTTCATTTCCAGCATGGAGTATAATATATCTGCAATGATATTATTTAATTGTTCATATAACAACTTGTTAATACAACAAACCTTTTGCCATTCGTTTTAGTGGTTTTAACACTGTTTATATTCTCATTTTGCCAAGAATGACCAATGATCCCATTTTGAAATATCCAAGTTTCATCGAGAAACACGGATTGGTATATACCTTCATCCTTCGTTTCTTTATAAGTTCTCAAGAATTTTACTCTTTTACAAACAACGTTAGGTAATTCCTCTACAACAAGCGGTATCACCGCTCCATTGGCATACAGAGCTTCATTTGAGGCCATCCTATAGGCGCTATATAGTCTAAGAAGCATTCGCCTTTACGAAGTCTTCATCAACTTGgcgtatttcgcagtgttcaGTGTGCTATACTTTACGTGGGCAGCGTATctactggaaaactccatttggCATCCTTCTTTTGGTGCTACTTGGGCCTCCAATGTTCGACATTAGCCGTACCAACTTCGGTTTGGCTTCTCCACCGTTTTTTTCGTATTTCGAACCTCAGTTCTTCCGACAGCCAGACTCAGAGATTTATAACCGGTGCAACCTTCACTtcttccactataaagcgaagagaggatttaTCCCGGCTCCATTTGAGAACTACCGCCTCAGTTTTCTGAGGTGCTAGTTGTAAATCGTTCTCTCTGATCAACCTACTAATACGACGCAGTACTGTGTTAGTCGTattagccatgtccgttttcGAACTCGCCTTTGCAACCAATGCGAGATCATTGGCATAAGCTTCAAGAGTGCATCCCTTGGCATATGTAGCCTCAACACCCCGTCGTAGAGAACAATTCACAGGGTGGGACCTAGTACCGAACCCTGCGGAATACCCTGCGACAACctgatgctggtatctttttcCATTAAGGATCTCTCAGTAAAGTATCTGTTAACCACGTTGACCAGATACTAACgcccaattctctcagcctgGACACGATTTTTTCCCATGATACATATTAAGGGCATTATTGGCATCAAGCAGGATGGGAACCACCATCTCTGTGTATGTTGCATCACTAAAGAGGTCAATTCTGTGAAATTGAATAGTTTAAAAACGAAAAAAGATTTATTGTGTTTTCTTTCAGCCATAGTCGCAGTAATAGCTGGACTGATTGAAAAAACAGTGTGCTTGAAAAATCCCTCTCAAATGGCCAACGTTTGATCAACGTTTGTGGTTACAGGAAACGAAGTAGGTTTTATCGGTAATTCATATCATCGGATTAAGATGATAATGTGAACTACAAAAAGTGGTTAGAAAAAACATTGTTAAGTAATCTACCTCCCAACAGTATTATCGTGATGGACAATACACTTTATCATAACATTTAAGAGGATAAAGCACCAAGTAGTTTTTGATTCAAGTATTATAAATAAGACATGACGTATTGGGGCTCTCACCATATTATCCAGATTTAAACTCGATAGAGTTTGCTTTAAATGGTACGTTCTTTTCTGCCTTTCTATTCCATCCACtcagtgatggattgccgttgTTTCCGCCTGGAAAATTGTGACATTCTTAAATAGAGTTCTGGGAAATGTAGCCCTTGCTTTGTCTCTACGATACCTGCTCCTACAGCTTCCGATGTTTTTGACCCATTACTGTACCAGTTAGCTTTCACTTACATAGGTACACGTTCCTTctagtcttccctgcctggtatagTGTTAGCATAAAAGACTGGAATATTTCTCTGACACTTATTACAATTTACATGCCTCTGCGACACACTATAAACTAACAGCAATATCAAGAATTTTTTAACTCACTCGGTTATAGATTGCTTGTTAATGCGAAATATACCTACTGGTATCCAGATTAATAACTTCTAAAGCCAGACAAATATATAAGGCAATTGCTATGGGAAGGTTCAATGTAGCCTTAGGTTTACCAGTGCACAATAAGAGGTCTATTATTGGTGTAGAGCTTATATAGCCGATCTGCCCCGAAGTTCCGAGAAAGTGCATACTAGTGAAACGACATATCAAAATACTGCCGTTGATAAATTTTTGTTCCAAGCATTTAACCACCGTAAAGATGAAGATCATAAAGGAAGGAGGTGTGAAGGAGACAATTCTCGGATCAGCATAACTCCCATATGATGATCCCGAACAACCACCATCAAGGGAGTTGGAAAATCTTAAGCGAGTTTGCAGGAAAAATTTACTACAATTAGTCATCGACTTTGATGCGAATGCCCACTATCTGACCTGGGGCAGTACAAAGACCATGAAAGAAGTGAGTCATTACTACATGAATGATCATTTAGACATACTAAACGTAGGAAACTGTAGATAGAATAGACTGTAAAGATGTCAAGGATCCACAAGGTTTTCTCCCTTCTGTACAAAAGATTATGTATGATACTGCTAGCTAGCTTGTGACTGTGCTTCATACCAAAAGCATGGAGGCTAATAAAGATGGCTTTTATACCTAAATCTGGCAAGACCTACAGAGAGTAGAATACGTTCTGGAAAACCAAGAGGTGGCCTTATGTGCGTTTCTAGAGATATAGAGAGAGCATTCCATAACACCTCCTACGAAGCAATCACAAGGGCGGTTCGTCTAAAAGAAATAGATAAAACAAGCTGCAGATGGATAGACTGCATGTTAAAGATGTATGTGCCGTGTGATATACGCAACGTTATTGGGGGAGACAATGTCAGCTCAAGTAGCCAGAGTGTGTACTGGTAATGATGTGATGGGTCTTAGGTCCTTAGTTAGtaattgaatttataataaaatgcATTTTGTTTCAGTGCACTGATATATTATAAGATGGACACAAATAGCTGCAACATTCAAGGTCATTCTATccggtaattcaagaaattacttTTCAGTTGCCTAAAAGTCAGAGAGACGCAAACATCTATTTAGTTAGCATTGAACACCAATTTTAGTAGGTTGGCAACTTTGCCAGATAACTTTGTAATTAGTGAACTATTTTTTTGTAGAGTTTTGATATCAAAAACTAAGaggtgaaatattttttattagaatgaaTAACGTAAGTGTCGTACAAAATCGGATAAGAGCACAAGCTCGGGAAATCATatactttgttttaaaatttacgCAACAGGAAGCAGAAGGAAATCTACTTATTGAGTTATCCCCAGTACAAGAACGAGTAGCTGCTTTCATATGTAAATTGATggcatatttatattaaaaaaaaatatgttttgttttgCAAACTTAGATTAcagtttttttgttataaatcaaatataaaaagagaTGCTGTTATATAAAGATATGAAATAATCGAATAAgagaaaaaagtttatataatagtAAATGTTTATAGGTGTCAGTATACCCTGCGTAAAAAATCGCTAAAGAGAGTCGAGAGGTTGAAAATGGAGAAACACTTGGATTCTCCACCCCCAATAAACGACAAAAAGTCCTCAAAAATACAGCTAGATGCATATGATCAAGATATCTTACGGAGACAGATATATAATTTTCATCTTAGCGATCAACAAATTCCCAGAATTAAGAAAATTTATCAGAAATTTGTAAACGAACTGAATTATACAGGAAGTAGAGAAAGTATACGAAGGGAATGTCATAGACTTGGATTTCGCTGAAAAAAAAACAgtctacaataaaaaaaatgttaataaaaacatgaaattagaTATTTAAGGCTGTAATAGCTAAGAAACATTAAGAAATCTAGAAAAGCAAATACATTTATAGTATTTACTGACGAAACTTATTTATTAACGAGTCATATTTCCAAAAACATTTGGTGTGATTCCAGTAATAGTGGACTTTAAAAACCCGTGTCAAAAGGGCAACGTTTAATTATTGTTGGGGGAGAAAATGAAAACGGTTTTATTCCTAAATCTTATTTGAGGTGGAAGTCGGCGACAGAATCTGGAGCCTATCATGAGGACATGATctgtacaaattttaaaaaatggttggagGAACAAATTTTGAGTAACTTGCCTCCAAATAGTGTGattagtgttggataatgcatctcACCCTAATATACAGGAAGATAAATGTCTCACATCTTCATCGAAGAAGTGTGTTATGCAGGAATGGCTCGGagaaaaaaaatattctatatactGCTTCTATTTTGATCCTGATCCTAATGTTAAGCCTGATctatataacataataaaattgcataaacctcgttatgtaaaataaacaaTCGATACAAATATACGAGCACAAGGACATGATGTATTTAGACTCCCACTATACCATCCCGATTTGAACCCTATTCAAATGGTTTGGGCAGCTTTGAAATCCTATGTGGGAGCCAAAAATGTAGACTTTACACTTACTTCAATACAGCAGCTATCGgacgaatttttttttttgtagaagaatgaaaaaaaaaaaaaaataagtcatcGCAACTGAACGTGAGTTAATATCAAAAGGGCCACAAATTGATGTAGTTGGGATTAATATGGTTATCAATGTAGACGAAGGTTCTGACAGCAAAGATTTTCAATCAAATTCTGGTAAGTAGGTATAGATCAAAACTGGTAAGTATATTTTTATAAGCATTTACCACTACCGTTGAAAACAATTTATTCAACGTAAATGGCTTATTATTGGCTTTCTAATTTAACAGACTTTTGTTCATTTTAATGATAATGACTAATAACTTcacctaaaaatatattttatcaatTACCTGAAACAACTACGGTATTAGTGCtctgataataaatataatataaaacaattacAGTAATTATAGATTATTAATTTTACAGCTCAAAAACAAACCTCTAAAATAATAATAGATTAGGCAACGCCACATCAATGAGCCTCTATCGTTTCTCTTGTTCGCGGTTTCAGATAAATATGTTGTACCTATaacttgtttattattaaattataaacgAAAAGAACTCTAACAATAACTACTAGCTAGTATAATACTAGCCCAACTACAACTACAAACAAATATTGATTCGAATGATAAATGAATGCACCAGCGTGAATCGTAACGAAACAATAATAATACCTCGTGTTTTAGTActccatatttatttatataactaAATATCAAAATAGCCGTGTCTTCTACAATGTCAACATGTGTGTTTATTTAAGTGAGGAGGTTTCTCGACGTGTTTATTTACGTGAGGGGGTCAATATAAATGGCCAATATAAATGGTCTCTCAGTTGCCctgagtttattaatatttaagaaTTAAGCATTTATATTATAAGATTTTAGATAATAATTAAGAGTAATTAATCTTAATAGAAGAGGCTGTTTACAGGAGGGAGTTTTATCTCCTCTCTTGTAGAATATAGTCATGGATGTAGCTAGA from Diabrotica undecimpunctata isolate CICGRU chromosome 4, icDiaUnde3, whole genome shotgun sequence encodes:
- the LOC140438254 gene encoding uncharacterized protein, with protein sequence MYNRFSRVGLVIFVVVILIYYTLYDNKETSINVLENEQINSTIKQEISYLINTSQCRIPKSNPYSKDIIDLISTENYLKCLNKPLLTYINKTNDIVTLHLNNSAKWDYSFFDIKCCYSNITRVNYKKLVDDKIKLTDCIPFEDSIQLSFPYVSVKCSTIFSEVYSNVHAITFPVSKEYKKLIGKPKFSIMLLGIDSMSKSNIERTMPETFKFAEKNMVNLKGYNKIGDNTFPNLMAILSGYSMEQLKTFCNRTTKLNNCRIIWDKFKKSHYVTGYAEDDCNINTFQYDRPGFSEEPTDYYYRPYFLAAESLSVVMRKNMIYCAGPETSGERILNAAKDFAITFRDVPSFGLFWSNSYSHDNINMPHVMDESMLEFLSNTQFREALNNTVFIFFSDHGFRFGNIRYTHTGWLEERLPFIYFKFPDLFKRTYAEEYNNFIINTNRLTSPYDIHNTLQYILKISNNSYMPSWSVGCPSSQHLFAEIPENRTCKDAGISLHWCTCKGHTYIKPNHPKVQEISRFVVSEINSILQRIDEDSLCEAYTLNKVTTSGVSEPYVNEEHQYVHFFLVMVQTSPKASFEATVEAPYDETDKRFKILGDISRIDSYDSVTRCIRNYGHVKKYCHCKDY